The bacterium sequence CAAATCGGGCACTTCGGCTATCCACCGACCATCTTCTTCACGTTCAATTTCGATATTCACTAAAATTAAACCTCCAATTTCTATATTTCTCTTCGCATGAACAAATTCAGTCTCATCTGTCTAACGACAGAGCTCACCTCCTGCGAGGGGGAATTACCACTAAACTTTGTAAGCAAGATAAAACTCTGGTAAACTACAAAACTATCTCAATCACGCCACAGCCCCTCGCAGTCAGGTGCAGCGAAGGGTTAGAATTTCTCTTTTATATCCTCACACAGAGCCTCAAAGCACACAAAGATTTATTCTTTTTTATTCAATTCCATTGTGACTTTGTATGATTTATTTTTTCATTCTAATGATAAAGTTCAGGTGCGGCGGGGAGGATTACCACAAAAGTTTGATAGCAAGATAAAACTTTGAGAGACCACAAAACTCTGACCACGGCACAGTCCCCCGCCGTCAACTGCAACGCAGGGTTAGGTTTTAGCCTGTATTATTTATTGTAGAGTTACCAACAAGATAGTTACTGAGCGTTTTTAATAAACGTTTATGCCGTTTGGATGAGATTGCACCAATAGAACCCAGTATGCGATTACTGGGCAACACGGCCAGAAAACCAAGCCTGATCAAAGATTTTGATAGCAAGCCACTTGACTTAAAATCTTCGTCAGCAGGAGAAATGATTTCGTCAAACCCTTTAACCTGCTGATGTAATTGTGTACTTATACCACAGACGAGAAAATCACTATAAGGTGGCATTTCTCGTAGAATAATTGCAGGTCTTTCTTTAAGTTTTCCATCAGCCTGTGGTACTGGTGTAAGGATTATATCACCTTGCTTCATAGTTAGGGTTTACCTCTTT is a genomic window containing:
- a CDS encoding type II toxin-antitoxin system PemK/MazF family toxin; translated protein: MKQGDIILTPVPQADGKLKERPAIILREMPPYSDFLVCGISTQLHQQVKGFDEIISPADEDFKSSGLLSKSLIRLGFLAVLPSNRILGSIGAISSKRHKRLLKTLSNYLVGNSTINNTG